The Sphingopyxis fribergensis genome contains a region encoding:
- a CDS encoding molybdopterin molybdotransferase MoeA: MTGLLPVEQAQARLFALREPLPRQNISLSESLGRYLSDDVLAQRDQPAAPLSAMDGYAIRFDDLPGPWAVIGEVAAGAAPDRAVSAREAMRIFTGAMVPAGADTVVVQEDVAVDGTHLRLTGDGPGTRGRHIRERAADFASGECLLPAGTRLTPGAIAAAAMSGAGGLAVGTRPSVAIMTTGDELVQPGRPPAPGQIPDSNGVMLAAMLAGEVPEPILPHHVRDDRLLLSKVLKDLARRHDVIVTVGGASVGDHDHVRGAFEDAGGHIDFWRIAMRPGKPLIAGTMGDAILLGLPGNPSSAFVTATLFLLPLIRHLAGARDPLPTVQRAPLAEPLPEGGTRRDYLRARLENGYLTPFLGQESGLTLPLASANSLLIREIGAPAQDAGAMADYLVIA; the protein is encoded by the coding sequence ATGACGGGCCTGCTTCCCGTCGAGCAGGCGCAGGCACGGCTTTTCGCGCTTCGGGAGCCGCTGCCGCGCCAAAATATCAGCCTGTCCGAATCGCTTGGCCGCTATCTTTCAGACGATGTCCTCGCCCAGCGCGATCAGCCCGCCGCGCCGCTGTCGGCGATGGACGGCTACGCGATTCGTTTCGACGACCTACCGGGCCCGTGGGCCGTAATCGGCGAAGTGGCTGCGGGCGCCGCGCCCGATCGGGCGGTCAGTGCGCGCGAAGCGATGCGAATCTTCACGGGCGCGATGGTGCCCGCTGGCGCCGACACGGTGGTCGTGCAGGAAGATGTCGCCGTCGACGGCACGCACCTGAGGTTGACCGGCGATGGCCCGGGCACGCGCGGACGTCATATCCGCGAACGCGCCGCCGATTTCGCGAGCGGGGAGTGCCTGCTCCCCGCAGGAACGCGCCTGACCCCCGGTGCCATCGCCGCAGCGGCGATGAGCGGGGCGGGCGGGCTCGCCGTCGGAACGCGCCCAAGCGTCGCGATTATGACCACGGGTGACGAACTCGTCCAGCCGGGGCGCCCCCCCGCACCCGGCCAGATTCCGGACAGCAACGGCGTGATGCTCGCAGCGATGCTCGCAGGCGAGGTGCCCGAGCCGATCTTGCCGCATCACGTCCGCGACGACCGGCTGCTACTTTCCAAGGTTCTCAAAGATCTGGCGCGACGTCACGACGTCATCGTCACCGTCGGCGGCGCGTCGGTTGGCGATCACGACCATGTCCGCGGCGCGTTCGAAGACGCAGGCGGCCATATCGATTTCTGGCGCATCGCGATGCGTCCTGGCAAGCCGTTGATCGCCGGGACGATGGGCGATGCGATATTGCTCGGCCTGCCCGGCAACCCTTCGTCGGCCTTTGTCACCGCGACGCTGTTCCTTCTCCCGCTCATCCGCCATCTCGCCGGCGCGCGCGATCCGCTGCCCACCGTCCAACGGGCGCCGCTTGCCGAACCGTTGCCCGAAGGTGGCACGCGCCGCGATTACCTGCGCGCGCGCCTTGAAAATGGATATCTGACGCCGTTCCTCGGGCAGGAGAGCGGCCTGACCCTGCCGCTGGCTTCGGCGAACAGCCTGTTGATCCGCGAGATCGGCGCCCCGGCGCAGGACGCGGGCGCGATGGCGGACTATCTCGTCATCGCTTGA
- the moaC gene encoding cyclic pyranopterin monophosphate synthase MoaC produces MTRPTHLDESGAASMVDVGTKPATQRRAVAGGRITMSADALDAIRSGNAPKGDVLSTARIAGIMAAKRTADLIPLCHPLALTKVGIDFAWEENGIAVTATAATTGPTGVEMEALTAASVALLTLYDMAKALDREMIVGDIRLLEKSGGRSGDWRAG; encoded by the coding sequence GTGACTCGCCCGACGCACCTCGACGAAAGCGGGGCTGCGTCGATGGTCGATGTTGGCACCAAGCCCGCCACGCAGCGCCGCGCGGTCGCGGGTGGGCGCATCACCATGTCCGCGGACGCGCTCGACGCGATCCGCAGCGGCAACGCGCCCAAGGGCGATGTTCTATCGACCGCGCGCATAGCCGGGATTATGGCCGCGAAGCGCACCGCCGACCTCATCCCGCTCTGCCATCCGCTTGCCCTGACCAAGGTCGGCATCGATTTCGCATGGGAAGAAAATGGCATCGCTGTCACCGCGACGGCGGCCACAACGGGCCCCACCGGAGTCGAGATGGAAGCGCTGACCGCCGCTTCGGTCGCACTCCTCACCCTCTACGACATGGCCAAGGCGCTCGATCGCGAAATGATCGTCGGCGATATTCGCCTGCTCGAAAAGAGCGGCGGCCGCTCGGGCGACTGGCGCGCCGGATGA